TGACCGCCGAGATCTTCGGGTTTCGGGTGGTCAGGATGTGGGATGTGGGGGTGGCCGGGCTGCACCGCCTGCTGGATAAGATGGATGTCCTGCAGGAGGCCAAGGTGATCATAGCCGCGGCGGGAATGGAGGGCGCCCTGCCCAGCGTGGTGGGCGGTTTGGTGAGCTGTCCGGTGATCGCCGTGCCCACCAGCGTGGGATACGGGGCCAGCTTCGGCGGGATAACCGCCCTGCTGGCCATGCTCAACAGCTGTTCGCCGGGGGTTTCGGTGGTCAACATCGATAACGGCTTCGGGGCCGGGTATCTGGCGGCCGCCATTCTGAAAGGCTGCAAGAAGTGAGAACAGTATTTTTTGACTGCCCCACCGGGGCCTCGGGCAATATGATCCTGGCGTCATTGATCGACGCCGGGGCCGATAAAAAAAAGATCGGTCGGGAACTGAAAAGAATACCGGTGTCCGGCTGGGATATCCGTCTCAAACAGGTCATTAAACAGGGGGTGGGCGGACTTCATTTGGAGGTAAAATACCGGGAACAGCCGGAGCGCAATCTTTCCCAGCTCACAGCCCTGATAAAAAGGGCCAAATTCAAGCCGCCTGCAGAAAAAAGGATCATAGAGGTATTTTCATTGTTAGCCAGAGCCGAAGCCAGGGTGCATCGGACAACTGTTGACAAGATACACTTCCACGAGGTGGGTGCCATCGACAGCATCATCGACATCGCCGGGACCATGCTGGCCCTGGACGATCTGGGCATCGATAAAATATATTGTTCACCGCTCAACATCGGGAAGGGAACGGTCAAATGCCGACACGGCATCCTTGCGGTGCCGGCCCCGGCCACAGCCCTGCTACTGAAGAAAGCTAAAATATACCAGAACGAACTGACCGGCGAACTGGTGACCCCTACCGGAGCGCTGTTGATGACATATCTGGCGGATTCTTTTGGCCCGATGCCGGCCATGTCATTGGAAACGATAGGCCACGGCGCCGGCACCATGGATCTTCCGGTGCCCAATATCCTGCGGGCGATGGTGGGCGATATGGCCGATACTGCATCCGGTATGGAAAAGATGGTACTGCTGGAGACCAATATTGACGATATGAATCCCCAGATATACGGTCATGTAATGGATCTGCTTTTCCAGGCCGGCGCCGCCGATGTTTATTTTACGCCAATCCAGATGAAGAAGAACCGCCCGGCAGTGATGCTTTCGGCCCTGGTCTCTCCGCCCCAGGAAAAGAAGGCGGTGGACATCATCATGCGGGAGACCACCACTTTGGGCATCCGCCGGATGCTGATCGATCGTTTTGTCCTTCCCCGGAAGACGATCAAAGTCAGGACCGAATACGGCATCATCGAAGGCAAGGT
This sequence is a window from Candidatus Edwardsbacteria bacterium. Protein-coding genes within it:
- the larC gene encoding nickel pincer cofactor biosynthesis protein LarC, whose amino-acid sequence is MRTVFFDCPTGASGNMILASLIDAGADKKKIGRELKRIPVSGWDIRLKQVIKQGVGGLHLEVKYREQPERNLSQLTALIKRAKFKPPAEKRIIEVFSLLARAEARVHRTTVDKIHFHEVGAIDSIIDIAGTMLALDDLGIDKIYCSPLNIGKGTVKCRHGILAVPAPATALLLKKAKIYQNELTGELVTPTGALLMTYLADSFGPMPAMSLETIGHGAGTMDLPVPNILRAMVGDMADTASGMEKMVLLETNIDDMNPQIYGHVMDLLFQAGAADVYFTPIQMKKNRPAVMLSALVSPPQEKKAVDIIMRETTTLGIRRMLIDRFVLPRKTIKVRTEYGIIEGKVAELPDGEKKFQPEYDACLSAAQKHKAPLRKIFSATMAAYEKSGK